The Rhea pennata isolate bPtePen1 chromosome Z, bPtePen1.pri, whole genome shotgun sequence genome includes a region encoding these proteins:
- the LOC134153918 gene encoding uncharacterized protein LOC134153918 — protein MPLRSRAAAGPWGRLALPLLLAACAASASEITFELPDNAKQCFYEEIAQGTKCTLEFQVITGGHYDVDCRLEDPDGTVLYKEMKKQYDSFTFTASRNGTYKFCFSNEFSTFTHKTVYFDFQVGEDPPLFPSENRVTALTQMESACVSIHEALKSVIDYQTHFRLREAQGRSRAEDLNTRVAYWSIGEAIILLVVSIGQVFLLKSFFSDKRTTTTRLVLHSSSTRMFRISTKQMCQQLIPGCMFVVMGTINSKPTLSPDSSKKAKRASTGQRQRDSKQVNELCSLSAEVEEPASRSPEVCSSNENIEDVFYKFVILHAENDVDEAIRIQNLLQNEFCIKPGIIFAEMPCGKHILENLSDAVNGSAWTIILLTENFLNGRWCEFQSYTCLVNALNKQHKYNSVIPVRPLNNPLPREKTPFALQAINALEEDSPGFAKQVERVFQEPTYRQLRDIWRRERMKEKLERL, from the exons ATGCCGCtgcggagccgcgcggccgcggggccctgGGGGCGGCTggcgctgccgctgctgctggcGGCCTGCGCCGCCAGCGCCTCCGAGATCACCTTCGAGCTGCCCGACAACGCCAAGCAGTGCTTCTACGAGGAGATCGCCCAGGGCACCAAGTGCACCCTCGAGTTCCAG GTGATCACTGGAGGTCATTATGATGTTGACTGTCGGTTGGAAGATCCTGATGGCACTGTCTTGTACAAAGAGATGAAGAAGCAATATGATAGTTTCACATTTACTGCATCCAGAAATGGAACATACAAATTCTGCTTCAGCAATGAATTCTCTACTTTCACACACAAAACTGTGTACTTCGATTTCCAGGTTGGAGAAGATCCTCCGCTATTTCCTAGTGAAAACAGAGTAACTGCACTTACCCAG ATGGAGTCTGCCTGTGTTTCGATTCATGAAGCTCTGAAGTCTGTCATCGATTATCAGACTCATTTCCGGTTGAGAGAAGCACAAGGCCGCAGCAGAGCGGAGGATTTAAACACAAGAGTAGCCTACTGGTCAATAGGAGAAGCAATCATTCTTCTTGTAGTTAGTATCGGGCAGGTATTTCTCCTCAAAAGCTTCTTCTCAGATAAAAGAACCACCACAACCCGT CTTGTATTGCATTCCTCTTCAACACGGATGTTTCGAATTAGCACCAAGCAAATG TGTCAGCAACTCATTCCTGGATGCATGTTTGTCGTAATGGGCACTATTAATTCAAAACCAACTCTTTCACCAGATAGCAGCAAAAAGGCTAAGCGAGCGAGTACAGGTCAGAGACAGAGAGACTCCAAGCAAGTTAATGAATTGTGCAGCCTCTCTGCTGAAGTTGAGGAGCCTGCAAGTAGGTCTCCAGAAGTTTGCAGCAGTAATGAGAATATTGAGGATGTTTTCTATAAGTTTGTGATTCTGCATGCTGAGAATGATGTAGATGAAGCCATCCGGATCCAGAACCTGCTGCAGAACGAATTTTGTATTAAACCTGGAATAATCTTTGCTGAGATGCCTTGTGGTAAACATATATTGGAAAACTTAAGTGATGCTGTGAACGGCTCGGCGTGGACTATTATACTGCTGACAGAAAACTTTCTGAATGGTCGTTGGTGTGAGTTTCAGTCTTACACCTGCCTTGTCAATGCTCTCAACAAACAGCATAAATACAACTCTGTGATACCTGTGAGGCCGCTGAATAACCCGCTGCCCCGGGAGAAGACTCCTTTCGCCTTGCAGGCTATTAATGCCCTGGAAGAAGACAGTCCTGGCTTTGCAAAACAAGTGGAGAGAGTTTTCCAGGAGCCTACGTACAGGCAACTGCGAGACATATGGCGGAGGGAAAGGATGAAAGAGAAACTAGAGCGCTTGTGA